In one Syntrophales bacterium genomic region, the following are encoded:
- a CDS encoding PTS sugar transporter subunit IIB, translating into MNISLVRIDDRLIHGQILEAWLPFIKASCIVVADDNVANDFFRKSVIRMAVPSDIEVIVNSIEEFIENCSHYEKEGKKTIVLFYDICNALKAYNFGFKFEKLNIGSVQSEKNRKFYSPAVYLCKDDIENLRFLVESGVEVELRCIPRDKPLNFRDVAKKAGLT; encoded by the coding sequence ATGAATATTTCACTTGTAAGAATCGATGACAGACTTATTCATGGTCAGATATTGGAAGCGTGGCTTCCATTTATCAAGGCTTCATGTATCGTGGTTGCAGATGACAATGTGGCAAACGACTTCTTCAGAAAATCAGTAATAAGAATGGCTGTTCCGAGTGATATTGAAGTTATAGTAAACAGTATAGAGGAATTTATTGAAAACTGTTCCCATTATGAAAAAGAAGGCAAAAAAACCATAGTTCTGTTCTATGATATCTGTAATGCCTTAAAGGCATATAATTTCGGTTTCAAGTTTGAAAAGTTAAACATAGGCAGCGTCCAGAGCGAGAAAAACAGGAAATTCTACTCACCAGCGGTATATTTATGTAAGGATGATATAGAAAATTTACGGTTCCTTGTGGAATCGGGGGTTGAGGTAGAGTTGAGGTGTATTCCTAGGGACAAACCGCTCAATTTCCGCGACGTGGCAAAAAAAGCCGGGCTTACGTAA